The genomic DNA CATTGTAAAGCTGTTTAGCAAGCACGAATCGCTCCTTCTTTTGCATGGCCAAAAATTTTTTCAACCAGAATAGAGTTTCTTTTCTCTTATGGACAGGAACAAAATCTGGATTCCGATTGATTAAATTTGAGCATACTTGCACAAAGAGGGACAGACGCTCCCAAAAGAGTTGCGCAACATTTTGATATTTCCACCCGTTTAAATAATCGGGGACTGGTTTTCTTCGAAGTTCTTCATTAAGAATATCTATTCCTTTTTCCGTTAAGAAAAAGTATTGGTCATTCTTTTTATTAATCCAGCCTTCTCTTTCAAATTTTCCAATAATTTCTTCCATATCATTTCTTGAAATAGATGGAAAAACTTGAAAGAAAGGATAAAGCTGAAACAAGTGAGCATCCTGTATTGTCTGGGATGATTTTTTTCCTTTCAAAAGATGATAAATTGAATAAATCGTTCTCTCACCATTAATTTGATTTAAGCAATACAAAATAATTATCTCTAGGTAGGTGGCCAGCATTTCATCACCTAATCTTATAAAATTTATTTTGATGACTTTTTATCATGTTGGTAATAATATTGTAAGAAAATTTTTTTATCCTTTGTTAGGGTTGGGAGTAAAAACTCATGCAAGTTTCCTGCTCATTTATTTTAACATGTTATTTTATCAAGAAAGGTATAAATGAAAAAACGCTGTTATGAAAAGCATTCTCATTATATTTTCTATTGAAAAGTTCTTTGCACAGTTTTACAATAGGTTTGAGGAATACGACTCCATTTTTAGATGGATGACGATAGAATAACTCGTTTAATTTATTGGGAGGTTTTTTTTATGGCAAAATATACAATTGTTGACAAGGAAACATGTATCGCATGTGGTGCATGTGGAGCTGCAGCGCCGGATATTTATGATTATGATGATGATGGCATTGCATATGTAACTCTCGATGATAACCAAGGCATCGTAGAAATCCCGGATGTATTGATCGATGATATGATGGATGCTTTCGAAGGTTGCCCAACTGATTCCATTAAAGTCGCTGACGAACCATTCGATGGAGACCCAACAAAATTCGAATAAAATTTTTTATAGTTAAGTCACTGGCACCCCTTCTATTGAAGGGGTGTTTTATTAATAAAAAGCACCGGAAAGTTCCGGTGCAATTGCTATGCACTCTCATAAACTTTTTGCTTGCCGATCCACGATTGCAGGCGTGAAAAGATCAGCATAAAGACAATTGACAAAAGCAAGCCTTTCACTATATTGAATGGCAGTATAGCCGTGACAACCAATTGCCGCATTTCAGGCGATGACATTGCTGGTGCGTTTAAGAAAAATGTGTATGCAGGCAAAATCACAAAGTAATTTAATATACTCATTAGGACAGCCATAACAATAGTTCCAGTCACCAAAGCAATTGTCATGCCTTTTTTTGTTTTAAGTTTCGTATAGACATACCATGTAGGCAAGATAAAGATGATTCCGGCTGCGAAATTCGCAATATGTCCCACTGGTACGCCTGTTGGGCTCCCTTTCATAAAATAATCCAGAATATTTTTTATTAATTCAACAAATATCCCGGCAACCGGTCCAAATACAAGTGAAGCAATCAGTGCAGGAATATCACTGAAATCAATCAATAAGAAACTAGGAAATGGCGGAATCGGAAAATTCAACAGCATCAATACATATGCAATCGTACTGAGCATTCCCACCGTAACTAGAGTCTTCGTATTTCGTTTTTTCATGTTCCTCTCCCCTTTTGAGATCCATCTCATTGAAGGAAAAAAGGTTCGGCATTTCGTGCTGCCCGTAAAAATGAAAAAACCCTTAAGCAAAAACTTAAGGGAGTTTTAGAAGGCACACTTAATAAACGTTCAAAATTCCTTCATTTTTTGAACGTCCGCAGAACCTCCATCTTCTCCCATCCAGACTATACTGTCGGCTTTGGAATCTCACCAAATCCTGCCTAAATCATGTAGATTAGGCTCGCGGGCTTTGAGAATGTCTCATCACCGCCGGTCGGGAATTGCACCCTGCCCCGAAGATAGATCTTATTATTCTTTTAAACTCATTATACTGAAAAAAGATCTTTTTGGGAAGTATTGTTATTTTATCATTCGTATTGCATCAAAAACCGAACATTCTTTCTTGAAATTATAAAAGCATTAGGTTTTACATACATGAAAAATATTTAAAAAAATGATAAATATTGTCCATTTAAACTTTGAAAGGTGTACAATATAAAACGGAACAATATTTTAAATTGACAGATAAATGTTCGTCTTGTAAAATATCAGAAAATTGTTCTTCAAAACATAGACAGGTGGTATGGAAATGCACTATATTTTAGTATCAGACGCAATCAGTGAGGAAGGACTAGCGCCATTGCTTGAAATGGAAGATGCCGAAATCATCCAGAAGAGAGTTGACGATCCAGAAGTTCCTCTCGACAAAATTGAGGCTCTATTAGTACGCAGTGCTACAAAAGTAGACGAAGAACTTATGGAAAAAATGCCGTCATTAAAGATCATTGCCCGTGCAGGTGTAGGAGTTGACAATATTGATGTCCAAGCTGCTACAAAACGGGGAATCATTGTAGTGAATGCTCCTGACGGGAATACGATTTCAGCTGCTGAGCATACTTTTGCGATGATGGCATCATTAATGAGGAACATCCCTCAGGCACATCAATCGGTCAAAAATTTGGAATGGAAAAGGAATGCGTTTGTTGGCACTGAGCTATATGGCAAAACACTTGGCATTATCGGCTTAGGCAGGATTGGTTCAGAAATTGCCAAACGGGCAAAAGCTTTTGGCATGTCCGTCCATGTATTCGATCCATTTTTAACAAAAGAACGCGCTCAACAAATGGGAATAATTTCAGGTTCACTTGATGATGTATTAATGAATGCTGATATCATCACCGTGCATACACCTTTAACTCCTAAAACAAAAGGGCTATTAAATGAACAAACATTAAGCAAGACAAAAAAAGGTGTTTTTCTTTTAAACTGTGCCAGAGGAGGCATTATTGACGAGAAGGCACTCGCCAAGTTTATCGCAAACGGGCATGTTGCCGGTGCTGCTCTTGACGTTTTTGAAACTGAGCCTCCAGGGGAAAATCCTTTATTTAAATTTGACAATGTGATTGTTACTCCGCATCTTGGCGCCTCAACGAAAGAAGCGCAGTTAAATGTTGCGACCCAGGTTGCGAAAGAAGTAAAGATGTACTTTGAAGACAAACCAGTTTTAAACTCAATTAATCTGCCGGCTATGTCAAAAGATATATATGAAAAAATTCGGCCGTTCCATCATTTAGCAAAACAGATAGGATCAATGCTTTCTCAATGCGTCAAAGAAGGCGTAAATGAAATTTCTGTTACTTATTCAGGTTCTGTTGTCGATCTTGAAACCACCTACTTAACAAAAGCATTACTTTCAGGGTTTTTTAAAAACCGAATTGATGCAAATGTAAATGAAGTTAATGCTATGCTTACAGCTAAGGAACGCGGAGTTACAGTAGGAGAAAAAATTTCTTCGAATACATTCGGTTATTCGAATTGCATTTCTGTCATGATTAAAGGCGATATTCGTAATTATTCAATAAGAGGAACCTTTATTGAGAATTATGGGCCAAGAATTGTATATATAAATGATTTTAATATAGACTTTTTCCCTGATGGAAATCTTCTCTATATTCAGCATATAGATAGACCGGGAGTAATCGGGCGAGTCGGAAAAATTCTTGGTGACCATCATATCAATATTGCAACAATGCAGGTTGGCCGAAAAGAAGTCGGTGGGGAAGCGATTATGATCTTATCTTGTGACAAACCGCTTGATGATGAGAAGGTAAAATTGCTGCAGGAACTGGATGATATCGTGTCCATTAATCAAATCATACTTTAATTAATAAGCTATTATAAACATTTTGGGGCTGACTCGTATGCTTTGAGTCAGCCCCTCTCTATTGTTAACCTAACGGATATTCTTTTCTTTCTCCTTTTGAAAAAGTCATGATTGTCTGATAGCCAGTCTCTTTCGCCAAACGAACAGCTTGATCAAAATCTGCGCCAACATGCTCCGGAACATGGGCATCAGAAGATAAAACAATCGGAATTCCTTTTTCATAACACATTTTTAATAATCTCGGATCCGGATACAGCTCTCCAACTGGCTTTCTAAGACCGGCTGTACTGATTTCAACACATGTTTTCGATTCAGCTAGAGCGGTTGTCGCCCGATCATATTGTTCCAGCAGGAATTCTTCATTTTCTGGAACATATTTAAAAATTTTAACAAGGTCGAGATGTCCGATAATATCAAACAAATTCGATTGAGCAAGTGTGATTACTTGATCAAAATATTTTTTATAAATATCATACAAATCCCTTTTATCCCATTCGGTTCTGTACTCTGCAAGGTCAATTCCAAAATCATCAATCCAATGAATGGAACCGATCACATAATCAAACTCGTATTGTTTTATAAATTTTTCCATTTCTGCATGCTTTCCAGGCGTATAATCCAT from Bacillus methanolicus MGA3 includes the following:
- a CDS encoding ferredoxin codes for the protein MAKYTIVDKETCIACGACGAAAPDIYDYDDDGIAYVTLDDNQGIVEIPDVLIDDMMDAFEGCPTDSIKVADEPFDGDPTKFE
- a CDS encoding ECF transporter S component, coding for MKKRNTKTLVTVGMLSTIAYVLMLLNFPIPPFPSFLLIDFSDIPALIASLVFGPVAGIFVELIKNILDYFMKGSPTGVPVGHIANFAAGIIFILPTWYVYTKLKTKKGMTIALVTGTIVMAVLMSILNYFVILPAYTFFLNAPAMSSPEMRQLVVTAILPFNIVKGLLLSIVFMLIFSRLQSWIGKQKVYESA
- the serA gene encoding phosphoglycerate dehydrogenase, with protein sequence MHYILVSDAISEEGLAPLLEMEDAEIIQKRVDDPEVPLDKIEALLVRSATKVDEELMEKMPSLKIIARAGVGVDNIDVQAATKRGIIVVNAPDGNTISAAEHTFAMMASLMRNIPQAHQSVKNLEWKRNAFVGTELYGKTLGIIGLGRIGSEIAKRAKAFGMSVHVFDPFLTKERAQQMGIISGSLDDVLMNADIITVHTPLTPKTKGLLNEQTLSKTKKGVFLLNCARGGIIDEKALAKFIANGHVAGAALDVFETEPPGENPLFKFDNVIVTPHLGASTKEAQLNVATQVAKEVKMYFEDKPVLNSINLPAMSKDIYEKIRPFHHLAKQIGSMLSQCVKEGVNEISVTYSGSVVDLETTYLTKALLSGFFKNRIDANVNEVNAMLTAKERGVTVGEKISSNTFGYSNCISVMIKGDIRNYSIRGTFIENYGPRIVYINDFNIDFFPDGNLLYIQHIDRPGVIGRVGKILGDHHINIATMQVGRKEVGGEAIMILSCDKPLDDEKVKLLQELDDIVSINQIIL
- a CDS encoding histidinol-phosphatase: MLTDYHNHLERGTLTLDYLKKFTDTAKEKGIEHFGISEHAYHFYQTADILQNSWVNERRYYDMEDYVKLFHQAWEKGIDVKMSIEMDYTPGKHAEMEKFIKQYEFDYVIGSIHWIDDFGIDLAEYRTEWDKRDLYDIYKKYFDQVITLAQSNLFDIIGHLDLVKIFKYVPENEEFLLEQYDRATTALAESKTCVEISTAGLRKPVGELYPDPRLLKMCYEKGIPIVLSSDAHVPEHVGADFDQAVRLAKETGYQTIMTFSKGERKEYPLG